In Gammaproteobacteria bacterium, the genomic stretch GTCGCCCAACGCTTCCAGTGTCTCGCTGATCGGCGTCGGCGGGTCGCCGGCGTCGTCCTCGTGCTGGTAGCCGAGTTTGCCGAAGAAGTTGGTCTTGCGCGCCGGCCAGTGCACCTGGTAGAGGTCAATGCAGTCGGTGCCGAGGCGTTGCAGGCTGCCTTCCAGCGCCCGCTCAATGTGGTCGCGCGTCAGTTCCGGGCCGCCGCGCAGGTAACTCTGCATGTCCGGGCCGGACACCTTGCTCGCAAGGATCAGGTCGCCGCGGTTCTTGCGCCGTTTCAGCCAGTTGCCGGTGTGGGTCTCGGTCAGCCCCTGCGTTTCCTCTCTCGGCGGCACCGGGTACATCTCGGCGGTGTCAATGAAATTAACGCCCTGCTCAACCGCGAAATCCAGTTGCTCGTGCGCCTCGGCCTCGGTGTTCTGCTCGCCCCAGGTCATCGTGCCCAGGCAGATAACGCTGACATCAATGCCGGTGTTCCCGAGCGTCCGGTAGTTCATCGCGGCCCTTCCCGGCGGCCCGCCGCGCCATTTGTTTTATGCAAGAGTTTCATCAAGACAGGTCATCACGCCCGCTTCCCCGGCGGCCCGCCGGCGCCTGCGGCAATGGTGATTATACCGCAGCCCCGGCACGGCAATCGCCGTCCGTGCACTTCCGCGCCGGTTGTGTTATCATGGGCGTCAATCCAGCGGTGAGACCTTGCTTCCGAAAGAACTCAAAAAGACGCTTTTTGGTTTTTACAGGAACATAACGCCTTTCACCACCTGGGTCGGCGAGTGGCGCGACGGCGCCGTCGTCAGGGCCGACATCCTCGCCGGCATCACCGTCGCCCTCGTCCTGATTCCCCAATCCATGGCCTATGCCCAGTTGGCGGGGCTGCCTCCGTACTACGGCCTGTATGCGTCGTTTCTGCCGGTCGCGATCGCCGCGCTGTTCGGTTCATCGCGCCAACTGGCGACCGGGCCGGTCGCGGTCGTCTCTTTGCTGACGGCGACGGCCATCGAGCCGCTGGCGGCGAGCGGCAGCGGCGGCTATTTCGCCTACGCGGTGCTGCTGGCGCTGATGGTCGGCCTTGTGCAGTTGACGCTCGGCTTCGTGCGCCTCGGCATGATGGTGGATTTTCTGTCGCACCCGGTCGTCGTCGGCTTCACCAACGCCGCCGCCATCATCATCGCCACCTCGCAACTCGGCAAGATCTTCGGCGTCAGCGTCGAGAGGAGCGAGCACCATTACGAGATGGTGTGGGAGGCGCTGGTGACGGGCGTCCAGCAGATGCACTGGCCGACTTTCGCCATCGCGGTGTTCTCGCTGGCGCTGATGGTGGCGCTGAAAAGGTATCTGCCGAAGGTGCCGAATGTGCTGGTGGGCGTCGCCGCGGCGACGCTGATTTCATGGCACTTCGGCTTCGAGGCGCGCGGCGGCGGCGTTGTCGGCGTCGTGCCGCAGGGTTTGCCGTCGTTCGAGATGCCGACCTTCAGCCTGGCCGCGGTGCAGCAACTGTCGGGGGTCGCCATCGCAATCGCGCTGATTGGCTTCATGGAGGCCATCTCAATCGCCAAGGCGATGGCGGCGAGCACCCGCCAGCGCCTCGACGCCGACCAGGAACTGATCGGGCAGGGGCTGTCGAACATCGCCGCCAGCGTCTTCCAGGGCTACGCCGTGTCGGGTTCGTTCTCGCGCTCGGCGGTCAACTTCGAGGCGAAGGCGGTGACGGGCTTCTCGTCCATCATCACGGCGCTGCTGGTCGGGCTGACGCTGCTGTTCCTGACGCCGCTGTTCTACCACCTGCCGCAGCCGACGCTGGCGGCGGTCATCATTCTCGCCGTCGCCGGCCTCGTCAAAATCAAGCCGTTCAGGAACATGTGGCGCGTGCAAAGGCACGACGCCGTCGTCGCGCTGATTACCTTCGCGGTGACGCTGTTCTACGCGCCGCACCTTGAAAACGGCATCCTGACCGGCGTGCTGCTGTCGCTCGGGCTGTATGTGTACCGGACGATGCGCCCGAGCATCTCGATTCTTGCGCGCCACCCCGACGGCACGCTGCGCGACGCCATCGTCCACATCCTGAAGGTGTGCCCGAAAATCGCGATTGTCCGCTTCGGCGGGCCGCTGTTCTTCGCCAACACCGGCTATTTCCAGGCGCAGATACTCGAGCGCGTCGCCAGCCACCCGGAATTGCGGTTCATCATCGTGGACGCCGTCTCGATGAACGAGATTGACGCGACCGGCGAGGAGATGCTGCACCAACTGGCGCGCGACCTCGTCGGCCTGCACATTGAATTCCTGTTCACGCGCGTGCCGACGCCGGTGATGGACACTTTCAAGCGCAGCGGCTTCGCCAGCCCCGAATGGGCCGACCACTTTTTCAGAAACCGCGACGACGCGCTTGAATACGCCTGGAGCGCGCTGCAAGAGCAGGGCGATTGCGAGTGCCCGGTCGAGGGCTGCGGCACCGGCAACTTCGCCGGCTGCCTGCTGCAAAAGAGCCGGCGCACGCCGAACACGCTGCTCGGCATCATCGCCGGGCAGCCGAACCCGCCTCGTACAGCAGATTGAACACGGGCCGCCCCTGCGCGCGCGCGCGCCGCTCGAAGCGCGACAGCGGGCGCCACGGCGGGCGTTCGGTTGCCGCCGCCGTGAACAGGCCGGCGGCGGCGACGGCGTCGCGCATCGCCCGCGCGTAAGGCGCCCAGTCGGTCGCCAGGTGCAGGCGCCCGCCGTCGCGCAGCGTCCGCGCCAGCGCGCCGATGAACGCGGGCTGCACCAGCCGGCGTTTGTGGTGGCGTCTTTTCGGCCACGGGTCGGGAAACAGTATCATCACCCGGTCCAGGCCGGCGCCCGCCAGAT encodes the following:
- a CDS encoding SulP family inorganic anion transporter — protein: MLPKELKKTLFGFYRNITPFTTWVGEWRDGAVVRADILAGITVALVLIPQSMAYAQLAGLPPYYGLYASFLPVAIAALFGSSRQLATGPVAVVSLLTATAIEPLAASGSGGYFAYAVLLALMVGLVQLTLGFVRLGMMVDFLSHPVVVGFTNAAAIIIATSQLGKIFGVSVERSEHHYEMVWEALVTGVQQMHWPTFAIAVFSLALMVALKRYLPKVPNVLVGVAAATLISWHFGFEARGGGVVGVVPQGLPSFEMPTFSLAAVQQLSGVAIAIALIGFMEAISIAKAMAASTRQRLDADQELIGQGLSNIAASVFQGYAVSGSFSRSAVNFEAKAVTGFSSIITALLVGLTLLFLTPLFYHLPQPTLAAVIILAVAGLVKIKPFRNMWRVQRHDAVVALITFAVTLFYAPHLENGILTGVLLSLGLYVYRTMRPSISILARHPDGTLRDAIVHILKVCPKIAIVRFGGPLFFANTGYFQAQILERVASHPELRFIIVDAVSMNEIDATGEEMLHQLARDLVGLHIEFLFTRVPTPVMDTFKRSGFASPEWADHFFRNRDDALEYAWSALQEQGDCECPVEGCGTGNFAGCLLQKSRRTPNTLLGIIAGQPNPPRTAD